Part of the Ziziphus jujuba cultivar Dongzao chromosome 8, ASM3175591v1 genome is shown below.
aacacacacacacacacacacacacacacacacacaaaaaaaaaaaaaaaaaaaaaaaaaacccaaaaaaaaaaaatcggttaattggaaaatttgaaCTTTAGGATTAAGGGAATTGATGAAGTTGATATGATCATGCtttatattccaaaaaatgAAACCTAACATATTACTCCCTGTCAGCATCTCTTGCTTCAAGCTTATCAGATGATTTGTTAGCAAAAGCAACAGTTGAAGTTGTACATAATTTGAGAAATAAAGGTGCAAAATCTGAAATGACCCGTACAAATATTCAGATGATTGGTGCTTTAAGGTgggtttttgtaatttttactaTAGTCTATGGTTTTCTTTCAAGTTTATTGTTTGCTTGCTGTGGTCCAGTTAAACATTCTTGCTAATCAGTTTGATACCTTGATGTTTCAGTCGAGCTGTTGGATATCGGTTTGGGCCCCATCTTACGGACACTGTTCCTGTTCTAATAAATTACTGCACAAGTGCATCAGAGAATGATGAGGAGCTTCGTGAGTACAGCTTGCAGGTACTCAGTGTCGCTTCTtgttactctctctctctctctctctctctctctctctttctttaacTAATAGCTTAGTTTTTAAGATATGTTTCTCAAAATATTTGTCACTATGTCTTAGTTGAaccttatataaatttttttgatagcATTTGTTATATTCTGACTACAGGCACTAGAAAGCTTTCTCCTTAGATGCCCCAGGGATATATCTTCCTACTGTGATGAAATCCTTCATCTTAACTTGGAATATTTAAGCTATGACCCAAACTTCACTGATAACATGGAGGAGGATACTGATGATGAGAGtcatgaagaggaagaagatgagTATGTTTTGGTTTATGCATGTGAGTGAATGATGCATGGAGTACATGGACCTGTTAATTTATTCCCagctgctcttttttttttttttttttttttttttaaatgggtaGTGAAAGTGCAAATGAATATACGGATGATGAAGATGTCAGCTGGAAAGTACGAAGGGCAGCAGCTAAATGCTTAGCGGCATTAATTGTATCTCGTCCTGAGATGCTTGCAAAGTTGTATGAAGAGGTATCTTTTCAATAGCTTTGAATATTTTGATTCTGGAGTATGTGATGGATTTAAGACACTCATTGAATGTGTACTATTATCTGAGAAGTGGCACTTTGGTGTATTGAAATGTGCTGTTATACTATTCTTCAACATGCATggcaaattaattttgttaggtaattctttttgttttttaatttatgtgttACTTGTTAAACGTGCTTTTCTTTTAAGTGCAGGCCTGCCCAAAATTGATTGATAGAtttaaagagagagaagaaaatgtGAAGGCAAGCCTTAGTGGCAtatattttcatctttttattactatttatgaATTTGGTTATAAGATATTGTTTTGCTGCAGATGGATGTATTCAATACATTCATTGAACTGTTGCGTCAAACCGGGAATGTTACGAAAGGACAAGCTGACATTAATGAGTTGAGgcaagttcttaagttattatAGTATCAATTCATGTTGAATCTGTTCTgctttgatgttttaaaattatgCATTGGTCGACATGATTTTTGAATATTTCTAGTGAAACACAGCCTCGTTTAAGTTATGTATACTGCTTGCTTAGTGCGTTCAAATCTGTGGATGATAATTGTCAGCCTTGCTGCATTATAGTGGAGGAATGATGCTTAACCATTTCTGAGAAGCTGGGTGATTATATGGGTGTTTTATGTCAGCCTACTGTTTGCTTATTCAGAAGAACATCcgtcaataatttttttctggaatatgaaaatttatttcaaacttTTAGTTTCTTTCCTTAAGTTTGTTTGTTTAACATGAGAAACCACTACTCAGTTTGATGTTATTGTCGAGCAAAGTCCTATTATTATAATGATTAGTTCACAGAAGTCACCCCTTCTCTTTCTATTGGTCTCATGGTCTTAATCAGTAGAAGTGATCTGAAATATCTACAAAAGAACAATCATTTTGACGGCACTTTTTTGGTTTtccctttattatttttctgttgtTCCATGTTTTGCACAATTTTCTTGTTGGAGACTGATGTTTTATCTTACTGACgccaatatttttaaaattccaattttgTGCAGTCCAAGGTGGTTACTGAAGCAAGAAGTGCCAAAGATTGTTAAATCTATAAATAGGCAGCTACGAGAGAAATCTATTAAGACAAAGGTAGGAAATGCTTAAATCTTTTATGGAATATTGGTGCTAAATACGTATTTGATTTATGCATTCATGTATTTTCAGGTTGGTGCATTTTCTGTTTTGAAAGAACTTGTGGTTGTCTTGCCAGATTGCCTGGCAGATCATATTGGATCCCTCATTCCAGGAATTGAAAAAGCATTGAGTGTAAGTACACTTGTTTCTAGTTAAGGTTCATAATTTTTACAGACTTGTGTAATTTTCTTTGCAGTGTTTACATTTTCTCATTTTTCCATGTTGTTTGCAGGACAAATCCTCTACCTCAAATTTGAAGATTGAAGCTCTTATCTTTACAAGATTGGTCCTGGCTTCGCATTCTCCATCTGTTTTCCATCCTTACATCAAGGTACCATCACATCTATTCTTTTCTTAATTCAGCATATAGAATATAATTTGCAGGCCGAGTCCAGAAGGATATGGGTAGACTAGAATACAAATAGATGGATACAAAACTCCTTAGAAATTAACATACACTGGTGGCTGTGTGCTAGTGTAAACATATATTGCACATGATTATTATGATAGTCTACAGTTTATTTCTTATTACGTAAACTTTTCTAATTAGAATTATTCAGGATTATAACCGtttcacttcttcttcttcttcatttttttttccccccttttccaTCCATTTTCCCTATACTTCATATTTTACATGTATTTATGCATGACTGTTCGTGGGTAACTGCACTTTGTCAAGTTCACAAAAAATGGGATAGAAGTGgtcttttaattacttttagtATTTTGCAACTAGAATCTTAGGTGGTTCTTCCATTTCTGAACCCATGACTCATATAGTCAAGTAGTAGCTGTAGTTGATACTCAGAAATAGGGTGAGATTgggtatataatatattaaatgcttagatttttattttctttttattttcatctgCTTTATATTTATCTTAAGACTTTTCTTTGATACCTAGCATTGGTTGTGTAAGctctaattttgttaaattctgTTCACACTTATAGCTTCAAGTTTATGGTCCTATAACATTTTATAATCATGTGTTTTATGAGGTTTTGCATGTTACAAAAGtgatattttgtaattatttcaGGCTCTTTCTAGTCCTGTTTTATCTGCTGTTGGTGAGCGCTATTATAAAGTTACAGCTGAGGCACTAAGAGTGTGTGGGGAGCTCGTGCGTGTTGTTCGTCCAAATATTGAGGTGAGTGTAGTGACACTTTGAAACTGAGATTATTTGTTACACTGAGACCACTGTTCTAATCATTTTAATGGTTTATGATATAGGGTGTGGGCTTTGACTTTAAGCCTTATGTTCATCCAATATATAATGCCATAATGTCACGCTTGACAAATCAAGATCAAGATCAGGTCAGCGGTATTTCTGTTAAAGTTCTCTTTATGTAGGTTTTTCTCTGTGGCTTACATTTCTTCTTACTTACCCAGGAGGTCAAGGAGTGTGCTATCTCTTGCATGGGCCTTGTTGTGTCAACATTTGGAGATAACCTCAAAGCAGAATTACCGGCATGTCTTCCTGTACTTGTTGATCGGATGGGGAATGAGATAACCCGTTTAACAGCTGTGAAGGTTGGTGTGTTGCATTTGTTGTTTATAGAGTTTGAAGGTTTTTATAGCCAGATTATGTGTGCATAAATGTGCATTGCCTTGTCTGTATGTTGCTGTCATTTTTCTCGAGCTTTATTTTTCATACAATTGTAAGATTGTTGTCTTTGGTCTGTCTAATTCATATAATTACTATCTAGCTTAGAGGGACAAGTTTGTGGTTTATGTGAACAATCGCCTTTTATTGATATCTATTAACAATTGTATAGTTTGTTTTAGTACATTTGGTTACGTCGAATGGGTTTTGTTTCCAGGCTTTTGCTGTCATCGCTGCCTCTCGACTTCAAATAGATCTATCTTGTGTTTTGGAGCAAGTAATCACAGAGTTGACTGCATTCTTAAGAAAGgtatggtatttattttattttctggatgATTACTAGTCTGATATATGCATTTCTTTTGATGATTTTATTGGAATCACTTGGAAGATGTTTCTGACGATTTCTGAACTTATTTTTCTTGGAATATAGGCTAATCGGGCTTTAAGGCAGGCTACTTTAGGGACCCTTAATTCTCTAATTGTAGCTTATGGTGATAAAATCGATTCTTCTGCTTATGAAGTTATCATCGTTGAACTTTCGACTCTTATAAGGTCTCCTCTTGttactttattttgttattttatatgcTTCTGTATTGTCTTCTATATTATATGGGTAGATTACTTCTGAAGACTAGTTCTTATTCGCTATCATTGTGACAGTGATTCGGACTTGCACATGACGGCACTTGCCTTGGAACTCTGCTGCACCCTAATGGCTGATAGGAGATCAAGCCCCGTTGTTGGTTTGGCTGTTAGGAACAAAGTTCTTCCTCAAGCACTAGCATTAATCAAAAGCTCGTTGCTGCAAGGGCAAGCCCTTTCGGTACATTTCATCTGCTCTTTACTTGCATTGTATTTTGATCTTCAAAATTTACATGTTTGAGAACCTCCTTTGATCCTGCAGGCCTTGCAAAAATTTTTTGCCGCCTTGGTGTATTCTGCAAACACAAGTTTTGATGCCTTACTGGATTCTCTTCTTTCAAGTGCCAAACCATCTCCCCAGTCAGGTGGTGTTGCAAAACAAGCATTGCATTCAATAGCACAATGCGTGGCTGTTCTTTGCCTTGCTGCTGGTGATCAGAAATGTTCATCAACAGTTAAAATGCTTACTGAAATCCTCAAAGCCGACACTGTTACAAATTCAGTAAGATCTCCCTCTAATAAAAATAGGAAAGGCTTTAAAGATGATGTGTTTTTTGTTACATGGTTAGGACTGTAAGAGAGCCCTAGTAGTACAAGGAGTAATTTACTCTGATGAAGTCTCtctaattctctctctctctctctctctctctctctctatatatatatatatatatataaatatacatgtgtgtgtgtgtgtgcgtgcgtGCGTGTGCAGGTGTGTGTATATGTGTTTGTACCTATGTATGTATTGTCTTGAGAATTATCAGcctactattttattatttaagtttCAAATTCTGATGTGTGTGTATGCTTTTACTGTCACGTTTTAGGCCAAACAGCACCTTTCTCTGCTATGTCTGGGGGAAATTGGGAGAAGGAAAGATCTAAGTTCACATACACATATAGAGAATATTGTTATTGAATCCTTTCAATCTCCTTTCGAAGAGATAAAGTCTGCAGCCTCCTATGCTCTTGGCAATATTGCCGTTGGTAATCTATCCAAGTATTTACCTTTCATCTTGGACCAGATTGACAATCAGCAGAAGAAACAATATCTCTTGCTTCATTCTTTGAAGGAGGTTTGTTATCTTGAATAATATGCCAATCTCAGAGCTTATTGTTATATCCTGATAGTGCCTGTctgaattaatttcaatttttactaCCTTGCAGGTCATAGTAAGGCAGTCTGTAGATAAAGCAGAGTTCCAGGATTCTAGTGTGGAGAAGATACTTAAGTTACTATTTAATCACTGTGAAAGTGAGGAAGAGGGTGTCCGCAACGTTGTAGCCGAGTGTTTGGGCAAAGTTGCACTTATTGAACCGGCAAAACTTGTTCCAGCACTTAAGGTATTTTAAATAACATTCAATACTTTTTTTGCTTCAAGATATGAAGAGATCATTAAATGGGTTGCTACTCTTTATCTGGCGTTCCTCGATTACCAATAGGTAAGAACAACCAGCCCAGCTGCATTCACAAGGGCTACAGTTGTAATTGCAGTAAAGTACTCAGTAGTTGAGCGGCCAGAGAAAATAGATGAGATTATATATCCTGAAATCTCGTCATTCCTGATGCT
Proteins encoded:
- the LOC107414983 gene encoding cullin-associated NEDD8-dissociated protein 1, with the translated sequence MANLAMTGILEKMTGKDKDYRYMATSDLLNELNKDSFKADADLEIKLSNIIIQQLDDVAGDVSGLAVKCLAPLVKKVSEARVVEMTNKLCDKLLNGKDQHRDIASIALKTIVAEIVTQSLAQSILHSILPQLIKGITGPGTSTEIKCECLDILCDVLHKFGNLMATDHEQLLGALLSQLSSNQASVRKKTVSCIASLASSLSDDLLAKATVEVVHNLRNKGAKSEMTRTNIQMIGALSRAVGYRFGPHLTDTVPVLINYCTSASENDEELREYSLQALESFLLRCPRDISSYCDEILHLNLEYLSYDPNFTDNMEEDTDDESHEEEEDDESANEYTDDEDVSWKVRRAAAKCLAALIVSRPEMLAKLYEEACPKLIDRFKEREENVKMDVFNTFIELLRQTGNVTKGQADINELSPRWLLKQEVPKIVKSINRQLREKSIKTKVGAFSVLKELVVVLPDCLADHIGSLIPGIEKALSDKSSTSNLKIEALIFTRLVLASHSPSVFHPYIKALSSPVLSAVGERYYKVTAEALRVCGELVRVVRPNIEGVGFDFKPYVHPIYNAIMSRLTNQDQDQEVKECAISCMGLVVSTFGDNLKAELPACLPVLVDRMGNEITRLTAVKAFAVIAASRLQIDLSCVLEQVITELTAFLRKANRALRQATLGTLNSLIVAYGDKIDSSAYEVIIVELSTLISDSDLHMTALALELCCTLMADRRSSPVVGLAVRNKVLPQALALIKSSLLQGQALSALQKFFAALVYSANTSFDALLDSLLSSAKPSPQSGGVAKQALHSIAQCVAVLCLAAGDQKCSSTVKMLTEILKADTVTNSAKQHLSLLCLGEIGRRKDLSSHTHIENIVIESFQSPFEEIKSAASYALGNIAVGNLSKYLPFILDQIDNQQKKQYLLLHSLKEVIVRQSVDKAEFQDSSVEKILKLLFNHCESEEEGVRNVVAECLGKVALIEPAKLVPALKVRTTSPAAFTRATVVIAVKYSVVERPEKIDEIIYPEISSFLMLIKDHDRHVRRAAVLALSTFAHNKPNLIKALLPELLPLLYDQTMVKKDLIRIVDLGPFKHTVDDGLELRKAAFECVDTLLDSCLDQVNPSSFIVPYLQSGLDDHYDVKMPCHLILSKLADKCPSAVLAVLDSLVDPLQKTINFKPKQDAVKQEVDRNEDMIRSALRAIASLNRISGGDCSHKFKNLMNEISKSPALWEKYYSIRNE